A window of Dromiciops gliroides isolate mDroGli1 chromosome X, mDroGli1.pri, whole genome shotgun sequence contains these coding sequences:
- the TMSB15B gene encoding thymosin beta-15B, which translates to MCDKPDLSEVEKFDKKKLKKTSTEEKNTLPSKETIEQEKESVKSS; encoded by the exons ATGTGTGACAAACCAGACCTCTCTGAAGTGGAAAAATTTGACAAGAAAAAGCTGAAAAAGACCAGCACAGAGGAGAAGAATACTCTTCCTTCCAAGGAAA CCATCGAACAGGAGAAGGAAAGCGTTAAGTCTTCCTAG